A genomic stretch from Aedes albopictus strain Foshan chromosome 2, AalbF5, whole genome shotgun sequence includes:
- the LOC109407295 gene encoding phenoloxidase-activating factor 3-like: MIRYSIKPLTLLLIALAISQASAKSCETEDYEEGTCISIQKCEKFVEIMSQGLSLGQQRLVDLEQEKCADTGEEGAVCCKRKQRPEIPKFVEDVKPITKGLYDLLPDSTVCGVDSPDRIYYGNETYLDQFRWLALIMYIGEDDKETFGCGGSLINPRYVLTAAHCIKNNVAGVRLGEWDLTTDPDCVTRQGKEQCANPAIDVGIDKIIRHKKYKFSWYKPNNIDLALFRLDRDIEYSKYVVPICLPRSEEEAQVTENKPMYVAGWGKTETGETSKRKLYVDVSAVDLDECRKAHKSPLIKFHDSMICAVGVGGKDSCQGDSGGPLMDTQKTPEGAERYFLKGVVSVGASCGTTKPAFYIDVHKNIDWIISNMEP, translated from the exons ATGATCCGTTATTCAATCAAACCTCTTACTCTACTCCTTATCGCATTGGCGATCAGCCAAGCCAGTGCGAAATCGTGTGAAACCGAAGACTACGAGGAAGGCACTTGTATCTCGATTCAGAAATGCGAAAAATTCGTAGAAATTATGTCCCAAGGACTATCGCTCGGCCAACAGCGCCTGGTTGACCTGGAACAGGAAAAGTGCGCTGACACCGGAGAGGAAGGCGCCGTCTGCTGCAAACGGAAGCAACGACCCGAGATACCCAAATTCGTCGAAGATGTCAAGCCCATTACGAAGGGTTTGTATGATCTGCTTCCGGATTCTACCGTTTGCGGAGTAGACAGTCCCGATCGGATCTACTACGGGAATGAAACGTATCTGGACCAGTTCCGGTGGCTGGCGTTGATCATGTACATTGGAGAAG ATGACAAGGAGACCTTCGGTTGCGGCGGATCGTTGATTAACCCACGTTATGTTCTAACGGCGGCTCACTGCATTAAAAATAATGT GGCCGGCGTACGCCTAGGAGAATGGGATCTAACAACGGACCCAGATTGTGTAACGAGACAAGGCAAGGAACAATGCGCAAACCCGGCGATCGACGTCGGGATCGACAAGATCATTCGACATAAAAAATACAAGTTCTCCTGGTACAAGCCGAACAATATCGATCTGGCCCTCTTTCGGCTGGACCGGGACATAGAATACAGCAAGTACGTGGTGCCGATTTGTCTGCCGCGATCGGAAGAGGAAGCGCAAGTAACCGAGAATAAGCCAATGTACGTGGCCGGATGGGGCAAGACCGAGACCGGTGAAACGAGCAAACGGAAACTGTATGTCGACGTGAGCGCGGTTGATCTGGATGAGTGTCGGAAAGCGCACAAGTCACCGTTGATCAAGTTCCACGATTCGATGATCTGTGCCGTGGGTGTTGGAGGGAAGGATTCCTGCCAGGGTGATTCCGGAGGACCGTTGATGGATACTCAGAAGACGCCCGAAGGAGCGGAACGATACTTTCTGAAGGGAGTGGTCAGTGTAGGGGCTTCCTGCGGAACGACCAAGCCTGCCTTCTACATTGATGTGCACAAGAACATCGATTGGATCATTTCCAATATGGAACCGTAG